In a single window of the Frondihabitans peucedani genome:
- a CDS encoding ATP-dependent DNA helicase RecG gives MSPLDTTLTNALGGRTAQALRRAFGHETVGDLLTHYPRRYARRGELTALSELAIGESVTIVAEILDVRERTMRARRGSILEVRISDGQGILTLTFFNQAWRAKDLAPGVRGIFAGKVGDYRGNRQLAHPDYELFEAGDERAAEAGDVTAQKWAKQPIPIYPASASVASWQVAKSIEVALDTLPPLPDSVPESVRRELQLMPLREAFEKIHRPETDRDHLQARDTLKFDEAFVLQAALLQQRAALRHAAATSRRSSRGGLLETFDADLPFSLTGDQALVGDEIARDLAADIPMNRLVQGEVGSGKTLVALRAMLAVAESGGQSALLAPTEVLAAQHLRSIVRTLGPDLAARLRPVLLTGQMPLAERRRATLAIVSGQAHIVVGTHALISDNVEFYDLGLIVVDEQHRFGVEQREALRRKGAVPPHVLVLTATPIPRTVAMTVFGDLDISTIAELPKGRQPIESFVVPLVDRPGWISRVWERSAEEIARGRQVFVVCPAIDAATVETADPPDDVAEGAAGDDGEGSGERAAAAHPIASVEDVLASLRAAPALGGRRIEPLHGRMPSAEKDAVMQEFARGEIDVLVATTVIEVGVDVPNASTMVVLDAERFGVSQLHQLRGRVGRGGHPGLCLLVTSSEEGSLARQRVDAVASTTDGFELAQIDLDLRREGDVLGSVQSGGRSSLRLLRVAHDGDVIALAREHAAEVLEADPALESHPALAAALDRRLDEASRTFLAKN, from the coding sequence CTGTCGCCCCTCGACACCACGCTGACGAACGCCCTCGGCGGGCGCACCGCGCAGGCGCTGAGGCGGGCCTTCGGCCACGAGACGGTCGGCGACCTGCTGACCCACTACCCGAGGCGCTACGCGCGTCGGGGCGAGCTGACGGCGCTGTCCGAGCTGGCGATCGGCGAGAGCGTGACGATCGTGGCCGAGATCCTCGATGTGCGCGAGCGGACGATGCGGGCGAGGCGGGGCTCGATCCTGGAGGTCCGGATCAGCGACGGCCAGGGCATCCTGACGCTCACCTTCTTCAACCAGGCCTGGCGGGCGAAAGACCTCGCACCGGGCGTGCGGGGCATCTTCGCCGGCAAGGTCGGCGACTACCGCGGCAACCGGCAGCTCGCGCACCCCGACTACGAGCTGTTCGAGGCCGGCGACGAGCGCGCGGCCGAGGCCGGCGACGTGACCGCGCAGAAGTGGGCGAAGCAGCCGATCCCGATCTACCCGGCCAGCGCGTCGGTCGCGTCGTGGCAGGTGGCGAAGTCGATCGAGGTCGCCCTCGACACCCTGCCGCCGCTTCCCGACTCGGTGCCCGAGAGCGTCCGGCGCGAGCTTCAGCTGATGCCGCTCCGCGAGGCCTTCGAGAAGATCCACCGGCCCGAGACCGACCGCGACCACCTCCAGGCCCGCGACACCCTGAAGTTCGACGAGGCCTTCGTGCTCCAGGCCGCGCTGCTCCAGCAGCGCGCGGCCCTGCGGCACGCCGCGGCCACCTCGAGGCGGAGCAGCCGGGGCGGCCTCCTCGAGACGTTCGACGCCGATCTGCCGTTCTCGCTGACCGGCGACCAGGCGCTCGTCGGCGACGAGATCGCGCGCGACCTCGCGGCCGACATCCCGATGAACCGGCTCGTGCAGGGCGAGGTCGGCTCCGGCAAGACGCTCGTGGCCCTTCGGGCCATGCTCGCGGTGGCCGAGAGCGGCGGGCAGTCGGCCCTCCTCGCGCCGACCGAGGTCCTGGCGGCCCAGCACCTCCGCTCGATCGTCCGCACTCTCGGCCCCGATCTCGCAGCCCGCCTCCGTCCCGTCCTCCTGACCGGGCAGATGCCGCTCGCCGAGCGTCGCCGCGCGACCCTCGCCATCGTGAGCGGGCAGGCGCACATCGTCGTGGGCACGCACGCGCTCATCAGCGACAACGTCGAGTTCTACGACCTCGGCCTGATCGTGGTCGACGAGCAGCACCGCTTCGGGGTGGAGCAGCGGGAGGCCCTCCGCCGGAAGGGCGCCGTGCCGCCGCACGTGCTCGTCCTGACCGCGACCCCGATCCCGCGCACCGTCGCCATGACCGTCTTCGGCGACCTCGACATCTCGACCATCGCCGAGCTGCCGAAGGGGCGCCAGCCGATCGAGTCGTTCGTCGTGCCGCTCGTCGACCGCCCGGGCTGGATCTCCCGGGTGTGGGAGCGGAGCGCCGAGGAGATCGCCCGCGGACGCCAGGTCTTCGTGGTGTGCCCGGCGATCGACGCCGCCACGGTCGAGACCGCCGATCCGCCCGACGACGTGGCCGAGGGCGCTGCCGGTGACGACGGGGAGGGGTCCGGGGAGCGCGCCGCAGCGGCACACCCGATCGCGAGCGTGGAAGACGTCCTCGCCTCCCTCCGCGCGGCCCCGGCCCTCGGCGGCCGCCGCATCGAGCCGCTGCACGGGCGGATGCCCTCCGCCGAGAAGGACGCCGTGATGCAGGAGTTCGCCCGCGGCGAGATCGACGTCCTGGTCGCCACCACGGTCATCGAGGTGGGCGTCGACGTGCCCAACGCGTCGACGATGGTGGTCCTCGACGCCGAGCGGTTCGGCGTGTCGCAGCTGCACCAGCTCCGAGGGCGGGTCGGCCGAGGCGGGCACCCGGGGCTCTGCCTCCTGGTGACCTCGTCGGAGGAGGGTTCGCTCGCCCGGCAGCGGGTCGACGCGGTGGCCTCCACGACCGACGGCTTCGAGCTGGCCCAGATCGACCTCGACCTCCGGCGTGAGGGCGACGTGCTCGGCAGCGTGCAGTCGGGCGGGCGCTCGTCGCTCCGGCTGCTGCGGGTCGCGCACGACGGGGACGTCATCGCGCTCGCGCGGGAGCACGCGGCCGAGGTGCTCGAGGCCGATCCTGCGCTCGAATCGCACCCCGCGCTCGCGGCAGCCCTCGACCGGCGGCTCGACGAGGCGAGCCGGACCTTCCTGGCCAAGAACTGA
- a CDS encoding DUF3515 family protein: protein MSRPPLRRTAIALALVAVALPLAACTSTVALDPAPRADTVGCADVVVRLPSTLESLSRHDTNAQGTGAWGSPASIVLTCGVTTPRVSDQNCYPVEGVDWLIDYRGDEAVYTTYGRNPGVQVVVDTKAVPAATNVLFDLSSAVGTLPQNRTCQGPSDIPGSPTPTATPAP from the coding sequence ATGTCCCGCCCGCCTCTCCGCCGCACCGCGATCGCACTCGCGCTCGTCGCCGTCGCACTGCCCCTCGCGGCCTGCACGTCGACGGTGGCGCTCGATCCTGCGCCCCGGGCCGACACCGTGGGCTGCGCGGACGTCGTGGTGCGGCTCCCCTCGACGCTCGAGTCGCTGTCACGACACGACACGAACGCGCAGGGCACCGGCGCGTGGGGCTCCCCCGCCTCGATCGTGCTCACCTGCGGAGTCACGACGCCGAGGGTGTCCGATCAGAACTGCTACCCCGTCGAGGGCGTCGACTGGCTGATCGACTACCGGGGCGACGAGGCCGTCTACACGACCTACGGCCGGAACCCGGGCGTGCAGGTGGTCGTCGACACGAAGGCCGTGCCCGCAGCCACCAACGTGCTCTTCGACCTGTCGTCGGCCGTCGGCACGCTGCCTCAGAACCGCACGTGTCAGGGCCCCTCCGACATCCCCGGGTCGCCGACGCCCACCGCCACGCCGGCCCCCTGA
- a CDS encoding NAD(P)H-dependent glycerol-3-phosphate dehydrogenase, with protein MVQAASLERRVAVLGAGSWGTTFAKVLAEGGADVSLWARRPEIAREVTETHRNSDYLPGINLPISLTSSSRIEQVLDGAEQIYVSVPSQTLRQNLADLRPILPAGVPVVSLMKGVEKGTGLRMSEVIVQELGIDPALVAVASGPNLALEIAKRQPTAAVVSSESLETATLVAATATNPYFRSFVNTDVIGTEFGGVLKNLIAVAIGIVDGVGYGENTKASILTRGLAEMTSFAVSFGAKPETLAGLAGLGDLIATCQSPLSRNNTAGRLLGQGYRFDDVVRQMNQTAEGLASVAPILELAKSRGVDMPIVQQVAEVLAGTLDPRDIAPHLTETDEPQGE; from the coding sequence ATCGTCCAGGCGGCCTCGCTCGAGCGCCGCGTCGCGGTCCTCGGCGCCGGCAGCTGGGGCACCACGTTCGCCAAGGTGCTGGCCGAGGGCGGGGCCGACGTCTCCCTCTGGGCGCGGCGCCCCGAGATCGCCCGCGAGGTCACCGAGACCCACCGCAACAGCGACTACCTGCCCGGCATCAACCTGCCGATCTCGCTCACCTCGTCGTCGCGCATCGAGCAGGTGCTCGACGGTGCCGAGCAGATCTACGTGTCGGTCCCGAGCCAGACGCTCCGGCAGAACCTGGCCGACCTGCGTCCGATCCTGCCCGCCGGCGTCCCGGTGGTCTCTCTCATGAAGGGCGTCGAGAAGGGCACCGGCCTCCGGATGAGCGAGGTCATCGTCCAGGAGCTCGGCATCGACCCGGCGCTCGTCGCGGTGGCCTCCGGGCCGAACCTCGCCCTCGAGATCGCGAAGCGCCAGCCCACCGCGGCCGTGGTGTCGTCCGAGAGCCTCGAGACCGCGACGCTCGTCGCGGCCACGGCCACGAACCCGTACTTCCGCTCCTTCGTCAACACCGACGTCATCGGCACCGAGTTCGGCGGGGTCCTGAAGAACCTCATCGCGGTCGCCATCGGCATCGTCGACGGCGTCGGCTACGGCGAGAACACGAAGGCCTCGATCCTCACCCGCGGCCTCGCCGAGATGACGAGCTTCGCGGTGTCGTTCGGCGCGAAGCCCGAGACGCTCGCGGGCCTCGCCGGGCTCGGCGACCTCATCGCCACCTGCCAGTCGCCGCTGTCGCGCAACAACACGGCCGGCCGCCTCCTCGGGCAGGGCTACCGCTTCGACGACGTTGTCCGGCAGATGAACCAGACCGCCGAGGGGCTGGCGTCGGTGGCGCCGATCCTCGAGCTGGCGAAGTCGCGCGGGGTCGACATGCCCATCGTGCAGCAGGTCGCCGAGGTGCTCGCCGGTACGCTGGATCCGCGCGACATCGCGCCGCACCTCACCGAGACCGACGAGCCGCAGGGCGAGTAG
- a CDS encoding D-alanine--D-alanine ligase family protein: MTDSPAPARLRVVLLFGGRSSEHSISCATAGGVLAALDRDKYDVVPVGITREGAFTLQPDDAAHFALDPEKLPEVTDNGSRVRWPESAATREMTVVDQAGTVSSLGEIDVVFPILHGPGGEDGTVQGLLELVGLPYVGAGILASAVGMDKHFSKTVLQHAGIAVAPWVTVTAREWADRRAVVEEHAEELGWPVFVKPARAGSSVGVSKASSLSDLKAAMQVALAEDSKVLIEAAVTGRELEAAVLGGRDGGAPRVSVAGEIVLGADKFYDFESKYLGAPGADLVCPADLTDAELAEFQDLAARAFEAIGGAGLARVDVFLTADGFVVNELNTMPGFTPISMFPACWLASGLSYPALLDELIALGVETVR, from the coding sequence GTGACCGATTCCCCCGCACCCGCACGCCTCCGCGTCGTCCTCCTCTTCGGAGGCCGCTCGAGCGAGCACTCCATCAGCTGCGCCACCGCCGGCGGCGTCCTCGCGGCCCTCGATCGCGACAAGTACGACGTCGTCCCGGTCGGCATCACCCGGGAGGGCGCGTTCACCCTCCAGCCCGACGACGCGGCGCACTTCGCCCTCGACCCCGAGAAGCTCCCCGAGGTCACCGACAACGGCAGCCGGGTGCGCTGGCCCGAGTCGGCAGCGACCCGCGAGATGACCGTCGTCGACCAGGCGGGCACCGTGTCGTCTCTCGGCGAGATCGACGTGGTCTTCCCGATCCTGCACGGGCCGGGCGGGGAAGACGGCACGGTCCAGGGCCTGCTCGAGCTGGTCGGCCTGCCCTACGTCGGGGCCGGGATCCTGGCCTCGGCGGTCGGCATGGACAAGCACTTCTCGAAGACCGTCCTCCAGCACGCGGGCATCGCCGTCGCTCCCTGGGTGACCGTCACCGCTCGCGAGTGGGCCGACCGCCGCGCCGTCGTCGAGGAGCACGCCGAGGAGCTCGGCTGGCCGGTCTTCGTCAAGCCCGCCCGGGCAGGATCGAGCGTCGGCGTGTCGAAGGCGTCGTCGCTGTCCGACCTGAAGGCGGCCATGCAGGTCGCCCTGGCGGAGGACTCGAAGGTGCTGATCGAGGCGGCCGTCACGGGCCGCGAGCTCGAGGCGGCCGTGCTCGGCGGCCGCGACGGCGGTGCGCCCCGCGTCTCGGTGGCCGGCGAGATCGTGCTCGGCGCCGACAAGTTCTACGACTTCGAGTCGAAGTACCTCGGGGCGCCCGGGGCCGACCTCGTCTGCCCGGCCGACCTGACCGATGCCGAGCTCGCCGAGTTCCAAGACCTGGCTGCCCGCGCCTTCGAGGCGATCGGCGGTGCCGGGCTCGCACGCGTCGACGTCTTCCTGACCGCTGACGGCTTCGTCGTGAACGAGCTGAACACGATGCCCGGCTTCACGCCGATCTCGATGTTCCCCGCGTGCTGGCTCGCCTCCGGGCTCAGCTACCCGGCGCTCCTCGACGAGCTGATCGCGCTCGGCGTCGAGACCGTTCGCTGA
- a CDS encoding RsmD family RNA methyltransferase codes for MTRIIAGFAGSTALGVPKSGTRPTSDRVREALFSALEARDEIAGLRVADLYAGTGALGLEAASRGASAVTLVELGAQAARVCRSNAALVTARAPRGSGPRIDVVAGSVRSYVSHLATRSLDVVFIDPPYELPEDELRLDLEALEPGLDADALVVVERRARSGEPAWPAGLALETRKAYGDTVLWWARAASAPAE; via the coding sequence GTGACTCGCATCATCGCCGGATTCGCCGGCTCCACCGCGCTCGGCGTCCCGAAGTCGGGCACCCGCCCAACGAGCGACCGTGTCCGCGAGGCGCTGTTCTCGGCGCTCGAGGCGCGCGACGAGATCGCCGGGCTGCGGGTGGCCGACCTGTACGCCGGCACCGGGGCGCTCGGCCTCGAGGCCGCCTCCCGGGGCGCCTCGGCAGTGACCCTCGTCGAGCTCGGCGCGCAGGCCGCCCGCGTCTGCCGGAGCAACGCCGCGCTGGTGACGGCTCGGGCTCCGCGAGGCAGCGGGCCCAGGATCGACGTCGTGGCCGGCAGCGTCCGCTCGTACGTCTCCCACCTCGCCACGCGCTCCCTCGACGTCGTGTTCATCGACCCGCCGTACGAGCTCCCCGAAGACGAGCTGCGGCTCGACCTCGAGGCGCTGGAGCCCGGGCTCGACGCCGACGCGCTCGTCGTCGTCGAGAGGCGCGCCCGGAGCGGAGAGCCCGCGTGGCCCGCGGGCCTCGCGCTCGAGACGCGGAAGGCCTACGGCGACACCGTGCTCTGGTGGGCGCGGGCCGCTTCTGCCCCAGCGGAGTAG
- a CDS encoding lysophospholipid acyltransferase family protein, with protein MTDPDAPLPPSKNRPREPNAVFGFFGRLVFPLLVLQARYDVRGGEKLPKTGGFVLSPNHFSNYDPLIVGFTVWRLGRVPRFLAKSSLWKVPFLGWVMRSTGQVPVDRTGRTRGSDPVAAGRRAVERGEGVIVYPEGSLTREPDLWPMRGKSGAVRLAIEAGVPLIPMAHWGADRIMGRYSKGIRFFPRTHLTLVIGDPVDLSAYRGRHLDNHTLNEATELVMASITELLVGIRGGTPPAVRYDPAQHNQTEIGRFEQEK; from the coding sequence GTGACTGACCCCGACGCTCCGCTCCCGCCGTCGAAGAACCGGCCCCGGGAGCCCAACGCCGTGTTCGGCTTCTTCGGTCGGCTCGTCTTCCCGCTCCTGGTGCTCCAGGCCCGCTACGACGTCCGCGGCGGCGAGAAGCTGCCGAAGACGGGCGGCTTCGTCCTGTCGCCGAACCACTTCAGCAACTACGACCCGCTGATCGTCGGCTTCACCGTCTGGCGGCTCGGCCGCGTGCCGCGCTTCCTGGCGAAGTCGTCGCTCTGGAAGGTGCCGTTCCTCGGCTGGGTCATGCGCTCGACCGGGCAGGTGCCGGTCGACCGGACCGGCCGCACCCGGGGCTCCGACCCCGTCGCGGCCGGCCGCCGGGCCGTCGAGCGCGGCGAGGGCGTGATCGTCTACCCCGAGGGCAGCCTGACGCGCGAGCCCGACCTCTGGCCGATGCGCGGCAAGAGCGGTGCCGTGCGGCTCGCGATCGAGGCCGGCGTGCCGCTCATCCCGATGGCGCACTGGGGTGCCGACCGCATCATGGGCCGCTACTCGAAGGGCATCCGCTTCTTCCCGCGCACGCACCTCACCCTCGTCATCGGCGACCCCGTCGACCTCTCGGCCTACCGCGGCCGCCACCTCGACAACCACACCCTCAACGAGGCCACCGAGCTCGTCATGGCCTCCATCACCGAGCTCCTCGTCGGCATCCGCGGAGGCACGCCCCCCGCCGTCCGGTACGACCCCGCGCAGCACAACCAGACCGAGATCGGCCGTTTTGAGCAAGAGAAGTAG
- the thiL gene encoding thiamine-phosphate kinase, with protein MTEPDTARTRRDTARSRRDTVESLGELATLARILPRLPDGASTLVGPGDDAAVVAAPDGRFVVTTDLMVHGPDFRLAWSTPHDLGWKAAASNLSDVAAMGAEPTALVVALAVPGDTEVGFLEAFADGLREGCEAMAPGCGVVGGDMSVSPTATIAITAFGDLGGRAPVRRDGARAGDVVAVSGALGRSGRGLDLLFALGVDHAGAPDAALAAELRARDSDVGWHLAPTPPIADGVLAALGGATSMLDLSDGLALDAGRVARASGVVVDLHAGALGPDPRAALAGGEDHSLLATFPAGATLPGGFRAIGVVAAADGGPARVTLDGRELVDATGWDPYARWSGAAG; from the coding sequence ATGACCGAGCCTGACACCGCCCGGACCCGGCGCGACACCGCCCGGAGCCGGCGCGACACCGTCGAGAGCCTGGGCGAGCTGGCGACTCTGGCGCGCATCCTGCCCCGTCTGCCGGACGGCGCATCGACCCTCGTCGGCCCCGGCGACGACGCCGCCGTGGTGGCCGCGCCCGACGGCCGCTTCGTGGTCACGACCGACCTCATGGTGCACGGGCCCGACTTCCGGCTCGCCTGGTCGACGCCGCACGACCTCGGCTGGAAGGCCGCCGCCTCCAACCTGTCGGATGTCGCGGCCATGGGCGCTGAGCCCACCGCCCTCGTCGTGGCTCTCGCCGTGCCGGGCGACACCGAGGTCGGCTTCCTCGAGGCGTTCGCCGACGGACTCCGGGAGGGCTGCGAGGCGATGGCGCCCGGGTGCGGGGTCGTCGGGGGAGACATGTCCGTCTCGCCGACCGCGACGATCGCGATCACCGCGTTCGGCGACCTGGGCGGCAGGGCCCCGGTCCGGCGCGACGGCGCCAGGGCGGGAGACGTCGTGGCCGTGTCCGGCGCCCTCGGGAGGTCGGGCCGCGGCCTCGACCTCCTCTTCGCCCTCGGCGTCGACCATGCCGGCGCACCCGACGCCGCCCTCGCGGCCGAGCTCCGGGCCCGCGACTCCGATGTCGGCTGGCACCTGGCGCCGACGCCCCCGATCGCCGACGGCGTCCTGGCCGCCCTCGGCGGCGCCACGAGCATGCTCGACCTCTCGGACGGCCTCGCCCTCGACGCCGGCCGGGTGGCCCGCGCCTCCGGCGTCGTCGTCGACCTACACGCGGGAGCGCTCGGCCCCGATCCACGAGCCGCCCTCGCCGGCGGCGAGGACCACTCGCTCCTCGCGACGTTCCCGGCCGGCGCGACGCTGCCCGGCGGCTTCCGCGCGATCGGCGTCGTCGCGGCCGCGGACGGCGGGCCGGCCCGGGTCACGCTCGACGGGCGCGAGCTCGTGGACGCGACCGGCTGGGACCCGTACGCGCGCTGGAGCGGCGCCGCCGGCTAG